One window from the genome of Thermoleophilaceae bacterium encodes:
- a CDS encoding methyltransferase domain-containing protein produces MADQAYKPALRFPALTALFDPVVAVTTRERSFKARVLERAALAPGEEVLDMGCGTGTLALAALAAEPAARVTGLDADPEVLARARRKAAGARVELDLDEGFSTELPYDDGRFDAVLSTLFFHHLEDVDKRRTAAEALRVLRPGGRLVVGDLGRSQDPLMRVAVLGTVQLLDGFATTSASVAGKLPAMLAEAGLAEVRVTDRLRTPTGTIEVITGRAARLNG; encoded by the coding sequence ATGGCTGACCAGGCCTACAAGCCCGCGCTGCGGTTCCCGGCGCTCACGGCGCTGTTCGACCCGGTGGTCGCGGTCACGACTCGCGAGCGGAGCTTCAAGGCGCGGGTGCTCGAGCGGGCCGCGCTTGCACCCGGCGAGGAGGTGCTCGACATGGGCTGCGGCACGGGCACGCTGGCGCTGGCCGCGCTGGCCGCGGAGCCCGCGGCGCGGGTGACTGGTCTCGACGCCGACCCGGAGGTGCTCGCCAGGGCGCGCCGCAAGGCGGCCGGCGCGCGCGTGGAGCTCGACCTGGACGAGGGATTCTCCACCGAGCTGCCGTACGACGACGGCCGCTTCGACGCGGTGCTCTCCACGCTCTTCTTCCACCACCTCGAGGACGTCGACAAGCGGCGCACGGCGGCGGAGGCGCTGCGGGTGCTGCGCCCGGGCGGGCGCCTGGTGGTGGGCGACCTGGGGCGCTCGCAGGACCCGCTGATGCGCGTGGCAGTGCTTGGGACGGTCCAGCTGCTCGACGGCTTCGCCACCACGTCGGCGAGCGTGGCGGGCAAGCTGCCGGCGATGCTGGCCGAGGCCGGCCTCGCCGAGGTGCGTGTGACCGACCGGCTGCGCACGCCGACCGGGACGATCGAGGTCATCACGGGGCGGGCGGCTCGATTGAACGGATAG
- the recG gene encoding ATP-dependent DNA helicase RecG, with translation MSLRAFAASEPLDPAAAAPRSLPRPSRLGRSVEIKPPRAQKALESLGIETVGDLLEHLPFRAEQRDARRIADLAEGEEATIVGEVRRIAKRSARRRRMTLVEATIADDSGSVRATWFNQPWLVDRFPPGTRLVLHGRCGARQSFTPRETHAAGDVAAEGLVSAYPATKGIDSTRLRELVHAERAHVHDVVEPLPARLRVAEGLADRPAALAAAHFPEGEDHADDARRRLAFEELFLLELALAARKRARREGARGIALESRGELVDPWLATLPFALTNDQRAAFAATDADLAGERPMQRLLMGEVGSGKTVVALNAMLRAVENGHQAALMAPTETLAEQHMLTLDRLLGGLVPIALLTGSTPAARRRDLLGRLASGELGLLVGTHALIEPAVEFRSLALYVVDEQHRFGVRQRAALDAKAPEGRAPHALHMTATPIPRTLALTVYGDLDATAIHELPAGRKPVETHVVDGARARARAYERIREEISAGRQCFVVCPLVEESEALQAKAATLEAERLAATEFNEHRVELIHGQMPAKDKQAAMAAFAAGEADVLVATSVIEVGIDVPNATVMLIEEAERYGISQLHQLRGRVGRGGHASLCVLFGSAQNARLAALAEERDGFRLAEIDLALRGAGEILGTRQHGIPEFKVARLPDDTPLLERVREHAEALLAADPQLEQPEHGLLRAAAVARFGPDLDPIPA, from the coding sequence GTGTCCCTGCGCGCCTTCGCCGCCTCCGAGCCGCTCGACCCCGCCGCCGCGGCCCCGCGGTCGCTGCCGCGGCCGTCACGGCTCGGCCGCAGCGTCGAGATCAAGCCGCCGCGCGCCCAGAAGGCGCTCGAGTCGCTGGGCATCGAGACGGTGGGTGACCTGCTCGAGCACCTCCCGTTCCGCGCGGAGCAGCGCGACGCACGGCGCATCGCCGACCTCGCGGAGGGCGAGGAGGCCACCATCGTCGGGGAGGTGCGCCGCATCGCCAAGCGCTCCGCCCGCCGCCGGCGGATGACTCTCGTCGAGGCCACGATCGCCGACGACAGCGGGTCGGTGCGGGCCACGTGGTTCAACCAGCCATGGCTCGTGGACCGCTTCCCGCCGGGCACCCGGCTCGTGCTCCACGGCCGCTGCGGCGCTCGCCAGAGCTTCACCCCGCGCGAGACCCACGCGGCCGGTGACGTGGCGGCCGAGGGCCTCGTCTCCGCCTACCCGGCCACGAAGGGCATCGACTCCACCCGCCTGCGCGAGCTCGTCCACGCCGAGCGCGCCCACGTGCACGACGTGGTGGAGCCGCTGCCGGCGCGCCTGCGCGTCGCCGAGGGCCTGGCCGACCGCCCGGCCGCGCTGGCCGCGGCGCACTTTCCAGAGGGGGAGGACCACGCCGACGACGCGCGCCGCCGTCTCGCGTTCGAGGAGCTGTTCCTGCTCGAGCTGGCGCTGGCGGCGCGCAAGCGCGCCCGCCGCGAGGGGGCGCGGGGCATCGCGCTCGAGTCGCGCGGCGAGCTCGTGGACCCCTGGCTCGCCACGCTGCCGTTCGCGCTCACGAATGACCAGCGCGCGGCGTTCGCCGCCACCGACGCCGACCTCGCCGGCGAGCGCCCCATGCAGCGCCTGCTGATGGGGGAGGTCGGAAGTGGAAAGACCGTCGTCGCGCTGAACGCGATGCTGCGCGCGGTCGAGAACGGCCACCAGGCCGCGTTGATGGCGCCCACGGAGACCCTCGCGGAGCAGCACATGCTCACCCTCGACCGCCTGCTGGGGGGCCTCGTGCCCATCGCCCTGCTCACCGGCTCCACGCCCGCGGCCCGGCGCCGCGACCTGCTCGGGCGCCTGGCCAGCGGCGAGCTGGGGCTGCTGGTGGGCACCCATGCGCTGATCGAGCCGGCCGTTGAGTTCCGCTCGCTGGCGCTATACGTCGTGGACGAGCAGCACCGCTTCGGCGTGCGCCAGCGCGCCGCGCTCGACGCGAAGGCGCCCGAGGGCCGAGCGCCCCACGCCCTGCACATGACCGCCACCCCGATCCCGCGCACGCTCGCGCTCACCGTGTACGGCGACCTCGACGCCACCGCCATCCACGAGCTGCCGGCCGGGCGCAAGCCCGTGGAGACCCACGTCGTGGACGGTGCCCGCGCGCGGGCTCGCGCGTACGAGCGCATCCGCGAGGAGATCTCCGCCGGGCGCCAGTGCTTCGTGGTCTGCCCGCTGGTGGAGGAGTCCGAGGCGCTCCAGGCCAAGGCGGCCACGCTCGAAGCCGAGCGCCTGGCCGCCACGGAGTTCAACGAGCACCGGGTGGAGCTCATCCACGGGCAGATGCCCGCCAAGGACAAGCAGGCCGCGATGGCGGCGTTCGCGGCCGGCGAGGCCGACGTGCTCGTGGCCACCAGCGTGATCGAGGTGGGCATCGACGTGCCAAACGCCACGGTCATGCTCATCGAGGAGGCCGAGCGCTACGGCATCTCCCAGCTCCATCAGCTGCGCGGCCGCGTGGGCCGCGGCGGCCACGCCTCCCTCTGCGTCCTCTTCGGCTCGGCGCAGAACGCCCGGCTCGCGGCCCTCGCGGAGGAGCGCGACGGCTTCCGCCTGGCGGAGATCGACCTGGCGCTGCGCGGGGCGGGGGAGATCCTCGGCACCCGCCAGCACGGCATCCCGGAGTTCAAGGTCGCCCGCCTCCCCGACGACACGCCCCTGCTCGAGCGCGTCCGCGAGCACGCCGAGGCCCTGCTGGCCGCCGACCCCCAGCTCGAGCAGCCCGAGCACGGCCTTCTGCGCGCCGCTGCGGTGGCCCGCTTCGGCCCGGATCTCGACCCGATCCCGGCCTGA
- a CDS encoding DAK2 domain-containing protein: protein MSDDSLVRFRKVIAAACAELERRQAEVNDLNVFPVADGDTGDNMALTMRAVLAELDKLDGQPIDAIGRDGIVHAVARAALLGARGNSGVILSQIVRGAAEELVSRPGELVDPVLVAAAFARAADAAYGSVRNPAEGTMLTAVRAMAGRVAHDLAHMDVQRLGPGSSAEEQDELLAEVLERALEAGKEAVERGPEQLAVLREAGVVDAGAYGLTVIVAGVVAALRGADAPQLEHQRAPAPSLHLPQHESSRYRYCTNFAVAGAGLHAPSFVPRLEELGDSVLVVGDELTLRVHVHTDAPDRAVAIFEHHGEVSHMDVADMREQMAERSARLAAAEEAHAQAQARCVVVAVASGDGMVSLYEELGAHVVDGGATLNPSTYELLAGIHAANAEEVLVLPNSPNVILAAERAAELSEKPARVVPTRSQQEGLAALLAFEDGRGAEENALAVASAAELLRTGGVAPAARDDNGGRFSAGEAVGYVDDELVAWGDPRETLAATLAALAGDCEVVTCLAGDGAPLREEEVAGLLPDGVELDYHHGGQPAWWWLLCAE from the coding sequence GTGTCCGACGACAGCCTGGTCCGGTTCCGCAAGGTCATCGCCGCCGCCTGCGCCGAGCTCGAGCGGAGGCAGGCCGAGGTCAACGACCTGAACGTCTTCCCGGTGGCCGACGGCGACACCGGGGACAACATGGCGCTCACCATGCGTGCGGTGCTGGCCGAGCTCGACAAGCTCGATGGCCAGCCGATCGACGCGATCGGCCGCGACGGGATCGTGCACGCGGTGGCGCGCGCCGCGCTGCTGGGCGCGCGCGGCAACAGCGGCGTGATCCTGTCGCAGATCGTGCGGGGCGCCGCGGAGGAGCTGGTCTCACGGCCGGGCGAGCTGGTGGACCCGGTGCTCGTGGCGGCCGCCTTCGCCCGCGCCGCCGACGCCGCCTACGGCTCGGTGCGCAACCCCGCCGAGGGCACGATGCTCACGGCGGTCCGGGCGATGGCCGGCCGCGTGGCGCACGACCTCGCTCACATGGACGTCCAGCGCCTCGGTCCCGGCAGCAGCGCCGAGGAGCAGGACGAGCTGCTCGCGGAGGTGCTCGAGCGGGCGCTGGAGGCGGGCAAGGAGGCCGTGGAGCGCGGCCCCGAGCAGCTGGCCGTGCTGCGGGAGGCGGGCGTCGTCGACGCCGGCGCCTACGGGCTCACGGTGATCGTGGCCGGGGTCGTGGCGGCGCTGCGCGGCGCCGACGCGCCGCAGCTCGAGCACCAGCGCGCCCCGGCGCCCTCGCTGCACCTGCCCCAGCACGAGTCCAGCCGCTACCGCTACTGCACGAACTTCGCCGTCGCGGGCGCCGGCCTCCACGCGCCGTCGTTCGTGCCGCGGCTCGAGGAGCTCGGGGACTCCGTCCTGGTCGTCGGCGACGAGCTGACGCTGCGCGTGCACGTGCACACCGACGCCCCCGACCGGGCCGTGGCGATCTTCGAGCACCATGGCGAGGTCTCCCACATGGACGTCGCGGACATGCGCGAGCAGATGGCAGAGCGCAGCGCCCGCCTGGCCGCCGCGGAGGAGGCGCACGCCCAGGCGCAGGCGCGCTGCGTGGTCGTGGCGGTGGCGAGCGGGGACGGGATGGTGAGCCTCTACGAGGAGCTGGGCGCGCACGTCGTGGACGGCGGCGCCACGCTCAACCCCTCGACCTATGAGCTCCTGGCCGGCATCCACGCCGCGAATGCGGAGGAGGTGCTCGTCCTCCCCAACAGCCCCAACGTCATCCTCGCGGCCGAGCGCGCCGCCGAGCTGTCGGAGAAGCCGGCGCGGGTGGTGCCCACGCGCTCCCAGCAGGAGGGCCTCGCGGCGCTGCTCGCGTTCGAGGACGGCCGCGGTGCGGAGGAGAACGCACTCGCGGTGGCATCGGCGGCCGAGCTCCTGCGCACCGGCGGCGTGGCCCCCGCGGCGCGTGACGACAACGGCGGCCGCTTCTCCGCCGGCGAGGCGGTGGGGTACGTCGACGACGAGCTCGTGGCGTGGGGCGATCCGCGCGAGACGCTCGCCGCCACCCTCGCGGCGCTAGCCGGGGACTGCGAGGTGGTCACGTGCCTCGCGGGCGACGGCGCGCCGCTGCGCGAGGAGGAGGTCGCCGGGCTGCTCCCTGACGGCGTGGAGCTCGACTATCACCACGGCGGGCAGCCGGCGTGGTGGTGGCTGCTCTGCGCGGAGTAG
- the rpmB gene encoding 50S ribosomal protein L28 — MPKVCYVCSKGPSFGNSRSHSMVATRRRFNPNLQKVRIDVGGTPRREYVCTRCLKAGKVTKAA; from the coding sequence GTGCCGAAGGTCTGTTACGTGTGCAGCAAGGGCCCCTCGTTCGGGAACAGCCGCAGCCACTCGATGGTGGCCACCCGGCGGCGCTTCAACCCGAACCTCCAGAAGGTCCGCATCGACGTCGGGGGCACGCCCCGGCGCGAGTACGTCTGCACACGCTGCCTCAAGGCCGGGAAAGTAACGAAGGCCGCCTGA
- a CDS encoding nitroreductase/quinone reductase family protein, producing MDKRRLSTAASRFGANPLVRGVHRAGIPFPGTALLETVGRKSGRVRRTPVTNGLDGDVFWIVAEHGRRSGYVRNLQANPRVRVKAGRRWRSGSARVLPDDDPRARLDRIARGTAWTSARMVPVMGSDLLTIRIDLDG from the coding sequence GTGGACAAGCGCCGCTTATCCACCGCCGCCTCGCGGTTCGGGGCGAACCCGCTCGTGCGCGGCGTGCACCGTGCGGGCATTCCCTTCCCTGGCACCGCGCTGCTCGAGACCGTCGGCCGCAAGAGCGGCCGGGTGCGCCGGACGCCGGTCACGAACGGCCTGGACGGCGACGTCTTCTGGATCGTGGCCGAGCACGGCCGCCGCTCCGGCTACGTGCGCAACCTTCAGGCGAACCCGCGCGTGCGGGTGAAGGCGGGGCGGCGCTGGCGTTCCGGAAGCGCCCGCGTCCTCCCGGATGACGACCCGCGCGCGCGGCTGGACCGGATCGCCCGGGGCACGGCCTGGACCAGCGCCCGCATGGTGCCCGTGATGGGCAGCGACCTGCTGACCATCCGGATCGACCTCGATGGCTGA